aactccgagagcagcagagctgagtgcgagcacaattgtattgtggtcggtcatcttacacgtcccgcttgtgctttacagcggcaccggaggcggccagattaCGGGTTACCGAGGCCGCGCGGGTCGACAGTAAgcgaggcccagagttcgggtgatctgaatcggtaagcactggcttaggatatcattgttacttgtatgctgcgaattagtgtgctcatttgcttcgagccattacgcgctgtgtgttatactttttcaaacaatatcgagtgaatcacccggccgccgcgttggctgaggtgctaacacgttgtgccgctcagaacagaaagcaaaacagccacatttgtggtgatgacgaaagaacagccgcgaactatatttcgaagctcattagagcaccctacgtgttccaacccatttctcagaccctcgagtcgagtgaggtcatagccagtaggcttgcctccctccacccctctctccgaagtctgtgtgtcatagcatgccgctgttgaaacattctaaaaaaacattgctattgtccacttccactccatatttcttattgcactcagtgtgtcaatcaagaaacttcttactataacaggtgagccctgctccagctgctgctggtgtggctgaagaggatgtggcccaggatcttccccgtgccccaacacgtaagtttcactgatgtttttgattaactgtagatggtgttacatgctcacaggtgatgctcatgcgtgcaggcatatgtttgtgaagagatgacatctgtgggcataaagacaaaaggctgcacaaaaaaatttggcaaacggttgcaggagctagttgtatgcataactgtcagatggaataaacaggtgtcctgccttgcagttatggtgaaatgtagcaaaaaagttgcattgcaaaaatgttcaacatcttgaaatgtttccctattttgtcaattgtttcaaaagcgaaactgaaaatgtgctattgctaaatatactgttcaaaaagcaagctcgttatataacttcttcacatagccatcatacacaaatgcacatgtttgcacctgtgttacacctgcttgctgtatgttttgcatactgcagcagctagggtttcggaaggagattgtgtcagtcatcgcgtaaagccgggcaaacgattgtgcagccctgaaaagggctgtttggttgcttctcatgcagaggtggttagaggtgtgagatgcgtttgatgagatgagcgaaaatgaatttcggcaccgctttggtctgtccaacgaagtgcgttggttgtgcggtgaaccaagcaccattcatggatgccgttgggtcagtggattttcaacagagaggaaattgttgcacacaatgaaactcttcacgaacataagcttccagcgaagagtcggtagcaggaaatttatagatgataatggcaacacatttcttggtttccagctcatgccgtagctgcgagatgtgggcaaccggcaggccaagGCGCTGGAgctactagccgcaaacaccaggcggcagggccaggcatcattggaaagctgcgccaggttcaacttctcggtgacgtggtccacgaactgcaaggcgttggtacccttgcccgggccctcattgcagcggaagccacctgcacagtgatttgtaaagactagttgtacatatatgcagATTTATTTTgcagtatatgcacatagtgcactgtagtgtgtctttatgtttatagtgtatacgtgtagaatattgtggcacactgtacgttttctatcgatttttacacatcctagaaaaaaagaaaagcgtttgtgaatggtctaggttgcacaacaattttgaaatattgcaagaccaaaaaatagtttacgaatacgtgttctgttgcttagaagtgtttagacaacaggattgggtacaaacagaaatcaataatagaggaagacatatcagaaaccaacaacttgcattttcttagcgagttcgattaataccggttcgactgtgccttgttttcatgtaatacaatgactttcgtgctgcgagacgcgtgtgttgctgcagaggagcagcaggcactttgtaataactccatttgtatattataaaaggaaggtACTTTTATAGTATTTttcttggcattaaatttaagggatatgtatttattttgctttttatgtgcactgctcgtgatacttgtaataaaatttcaattctgacaccacccatattgttcacttcatttacaagcacgattcttgttgcactaaagctaccgcatgttgctgtcctgattcaaacagctttttcaggttaccactttggctgtgaatggcacaatgtgccattcacagttgagctctcacttgtgcttagtgtgaagcgccatattttacaacctggtcgaagtatttcatcagcatggcttGTGACAAGgaggcacaggtcggcaaactcgctcatgagtcgactcactcagattcagatcgagctgcgagtccaggtgtgtaatacattggtgagttttAGTGAGCCCGAGTccaagtgaatccgcttgaggaaaattttggtaagtctgagttcgagtgagccccaagggcaaaatatatttcatgagtgagtcagggtgagctctacattttttgccgacctatgcaatggggttattcattgataggagaaccctgtttcattgatatgtgtagcaaacatttgaagtgtagtaaaaaaaacagccttttgttcatgccagtgacaaacacaatgaacaaagacaaacacgcaccacacaatgctgccgaggtcgttgcaggtggcggcgtactctgcgcaggtgctcggcatgcaggccctgtggtcctcgaaacaggttcattacgcggttgcgctgctgctggctcccgttgtggtggcgGTGGTaggtcagctgctgctggcagcagctcaacatcgtcggtgtcgtcatcgtgcCCTTCGaaaacaggctcatgtgccgccaacgcaatatcgtgcagagctgcacaagcagcaatgatggtggCTGCTCGATCGGGATTGTAGAGCAGGGTCTGATAACGCTGTAAGCTTTGGAACCTGCTCTTTAGGACCCCGATGCACCTCTCCACAACagtgcgcatggcggtgtgggccttgttgtagtggttctcAGGGGTGCcaggagctggtcgtccgggcactggtgtcaggaggcACGGTTCTAAtggatagctggagtctcctgcacgagggcggcatgacagctgtagtgataacgtcttgtaTGTgtcaagcattgacagcacttaccaagcaagccgcagttttgcttccaggtgctgacggagagggctcccccaccatacccacgagtcat
Above is a window of Rhipicephalus sanguineus isolate Rsan-2018 chromosome 3, BIME_Rsan_1.4, whole genome shotgun sequence DNA encoding:
- the LOC125757892 gene encoding putative nuclease HARBI1 gives rise to the protein MTRGYGGGALSVSTWKQNCGLLGDSSYPLEPCLLTPVPGRPAPGTPENHYNKAHTAMRTVVERCIGVLKSRFQSLQRYQTLLYNPDRAATIIAACAALHDIALAAHEPVFEGHDDDTDDVELLPAAADLPPPPQREPAPC